A single genomic interval of Bradyrhizobium japonicum USDA 6 harbors:
- a CDS encoding DUF3096 domain-containing protein — translation MHITVAHISPLLSLLAGVLILIMPRLLNLIVAIFLIINGAIGLGLLKWLHL, via the coding sequence ATGCACATCACCGTCGCCCACATCTCGCCGCTTCTGTCGCTGCTTGCGGGTGTGCTCATCCTGATCATGCCGCGCCTTCTCAACCTGATCGTCGCGATCTTTCTCATCATAAATGGTGCGATCGGGCTCGGATTGTTGAAGTGGCTCCATCTCTAG
- a CDS encoding DUF1236 domain-containing protein: MRNRILALAALGAALGSPIAASAQSGLTVGRAPVVVDSGPTIAVEQRPAFREYVVEQRVPAFRVPDRVVVGATLPESGVTYYDVPQRFGATTYRYTVVNGATVLVEPRSRRIVEVMD, from the coding sequence ATGCGGAACAGGATTCTCGCCCTCGCTGCGCTTGGCGCCGCGCTCGGCTCGCCGATCGCAGCGTCTGCGCAATCCGGTCTCACCGTCGGCCGCGCGCCTGTTGTCGTCGACAGCGGTCCGACGATTGCGGTCGAACAGAGGCCGGCATTCCGCGAATATGTCGTCGAGCAACGTGTGCCGGCCTTCCGTGTCCCGGATCGCGTGGTGGTCGGCGCCACCTTACCTGAAAGCGGCGTCACTTATTATGACGTGCCGCAACGTTTCGGCGCCACCACCTATCGCTACACCGTCGTGAACGGCGCAACCGTGCTGGTCGAGCCACGCTCGCGGCGCATCGTCGAGGTGATGGATTAG
- the glyS gene encoding glycine--tRNA ligase subunit beta produces the protein MPDLLLELFSEEIPARMQAKAADDLRRMVTDKLVAEGLVYEGAKAFATPRRLALTVHGIPARQPDLKTERRGPKMGAPDAAVQGFLKATGLSSLEEAKIQRDPKGDFYIALIEKPGRDAIDVLAEILPVIIRTFPWPKSMRWGARSGKPGSLSWVRPLHAITATFGPETEEPDVVKFSIDGIETGQTTYGHRFMAPSAINVRRFEDYEAKLKAAKVILDPQARKDIIFADAKELTFAQGFELVEDQVLLDEVSGLVEWPVVMMGSFEQEYLAIPEEVIRATIRNNQKCFVVRDSKTGKLTNKFVLTANIEAADGGKVIVSGNERVIRPRLSDAKFFYETDLKTKLEDRLPKFEQIVFHEKLGTQAERIKRIERLAAEIAPLVGADVAKAKRAAHLAKADLLTEVVGEFPEVQGLMGKYYALAQGEDASVAAACEEHYKPQGPADRVPTDPVSVAVALADKIDTLVGFWAIDEKPTGSKDPYALRRAALGVIRLIAENNLRLSLMKVVASALAGLSVKSADVGKLPSDLLAFFADRLKVQLREQGARHDLVDAVFALGGQDDLLMIVRRVEALGKFLDSDDGKNLLAGIKRASNILGIEEKKDKRSFDGAPDAALYGLDEEKALAKAIGEVQAEASAAVAREDFAAAMSAMAKLRPPVDAFFEKVRVNDDDPKVRENRLKLLNEIRSATRAVADFSKIQD, from the coding sequence GGGTGCGAAGGCGTTCGCGACGCCGCGCCGCCTTGCGCTCACCGTGCACGGTATCCCCGCGCGCCAGCCCGACCTGAAGACCGAACGCCGCGGTCCGAAAATGGGCGCGCCCGATGCGGCCGTGCAGGGCTTTCTGAAAGCGACCGGTTTGAGTTCGCTCGAGGAAGCCAAGATCCAGCGCGACCCGAAGGGCGACTTCTACATCGCGCTGATCGAAAAGCCCGGCCGCGACGCGATCGACGTGCTCGCCGAAATCTTGCCCGTCATCATCCGCACCTTCCCCTGGCCGAAATCGATGCGCTGGGGCGCGCGCTCCGGAAAACCGGGATCGCTGAGCTGGGTGCGTCCGCTGCACGCGATCACCGCGACCTTCGGACCCGAGACGGAAGAGCCCGATGTCGTCAAATTCTCGATCGACGGCATCGAGACCGGCCAGACCACCTACGGCCATCGCTTCATGGCACCTAGCGCGATCAACGTGCGTCGCTTCGAGGACTATGAGGCGAAGCTGAAGGCGGCAAAGGTCATCCTCGATCCGCAGGCGCGCAAGGACATCATCTTCGCCGACGCCAAGGAGCTGACGTTCGCGCAAGGGTTCGAGCTGGTCGAGGATCAGGTGCTGCTGGACGAGGTTTCGGGCCTCGTCGAATGGCCCGTCGTCATGATGGGATCGTTCGAGCAGGAATATCTCGCGATTCCGGAAGAGGTGATCCGCGCCACGATCCGCAACAACCAGAAGTGCTTCGTCGTCAGGGATTCCAAGACGGGCAAGCTGACCAACAAGTTCGTCCTCACCGCCAATATCGAGGCGGCCGACGGCGGCAAGGTCATCGTATCAGGCAACGAGCGCGTGATCCGTCCGCGCCTGTCGGATGCGAAGTTCTTCTATGAGACCGACCTGAAGACCAAGCTCGAGGATCGGCTGCCGAAGTTCGAGCAGATCGTGTTCCACGAGAAGCTCGGGACGCAGGCTGAGCGCATCAAGCGCATCGAGCGTCTCGCTGCCGAAATCGCGCCGCTGGTCGGTGCCGATGTCGCCAAGGCCAAGCGCGCCGCGCATCTCGCCAAGGCCGATTTGCTGACCGAAGTCGTCGGCGAATTCCCGGAGGTGCAGGGCCTGATGGGCAAGTACTACGCGCTGGCGCAGGGCGAGGATGCCTCTGTCGCTGCCGCGTGCGAGGAGCACTACAAGCCGCAAGGCCCGGCTGATCGCGTGCCGACCGATCCGGTCAGCGTTGCGGTCGCGCTTGCAGACAAGATCGACACGCTCGTCGGCTTCTGGGCGATCGACGAGAAGCCGACGGGCAGCAAGGACCCGTACGCGTTGCGTCGTGCGGCGCTGGGTGTGATCAGGCTGATCGCTGAGAACAACCTGCGTCTGTCGCTCATGAAGGTGGTGGCATCTGCACTCGCCGGCTTGTCGGTGAAGTCGGCCGATGTGGGGAAGCTTCCAAGCGATCTCCTCGCCTTCTTCGCCGATCGCCTGAAGGTCCAGCTGCGCGAGCAGGGCGCACGGCACGATCTCGTCGATGCCGTGTTTGCGCTCGGCGGCCAGGACGATCTCCTGATGATCGTCCGCCGCGTCGAGGCACTCGGCAAGTTCCTCGATAGCGATGACGGCAAGAACCTGCTCGCCGGCATCAAACGTGCGAGCAACATCCTCGGCATCGAGGAGAAGAAGGACAAGCGCAGCTTCGACGGTGCGCCCGATGCCGCGCTCTATGGCCTCGATGAGGAGAAGGCGCTGGCGAAGGCGATCGGCGAGGTGCAGGCGGAAGCCAGTGCTGCCGTCGCCAGGGAAGACTTTGCCGCCGCGATGAGCGCGATGGCCAAGCTGCGTCCGCCGGTCGATGCGTTCTTCGAGAAGGTTCGCGTCAACGACGACGATCCGAAGGTGCGCGAGAACAGGCTGAAGCTGCTCAACGAGATCCGCAGCGCCACGCGTGCGGTCGCGGATTTCTCGAAGATCCAGGATTGA